The segment GACGGTGCCGGTGGAAACCACGAACTGAGGAACCCGCAGGTCGGGTTAGCCGGAACGGCGTAACCCGACAAGCCGCAGTCGGCTCTTGTCGGATTACGCTTCGCTAATCCGACCTACCGGTCATGCTCAGGTACCCGCGCACCGTGCTGACGACGCTGTCGGCAAAATCGTCGACATTGACCTTCGCGGCGCGGTACTTCCAGCGCTTCACGTACCAGTCCTGGAACAGGGCCAAGCAGTGCGCGGCCAGCAAGGTGGCGTCGCCCTGCGGCTTCGGTTCGATTTCGGCGATGGTGGCGGCGATCAGGGTCTGCACGTACAGTTCCGAATTCTTCGCCATGCTGCGCTGCTCCACCTGCAGCACGCGCGAATCCATGAAGACGAAATAAAACCACGGCTGCAGCACTTCGGACAGGTAGATCGACGAGCGTATCATCGCCTCCAGGCGGTCCAGCGGCGACTTCACGTCGGCGAACAGCAGCGGCAAGGCTTGCGTGGCGTGGCGCACCACGTCCTCGATCATTTCGGCCAGTTGATCCTTGCTGGTGATGTAACCATACAGGCCGCCCATCGACAGACCCGTCTCGCGGCACAGGTCGCGCAAGCTCATGGCGCGGAAGCCCACGTCATTGGCCAGGCGGAAGGTGGCGACGAAGATGCGTTCCAGATTTTCCAGCGCCGGCTTGCGGCGCTTGACGCCGATACGTTCCGCGTGGCGGTCAAGAATATATTCCCAGATGTTTTCGCCATTTAAAGGCGTCATCTGCTGAAACTGTTCAAAATTAAAATGGGTCGACAAGTGCATTCCCAAATAACGGTGTAAGAGCGATATCCATGCAATGCCTGGGCAAGGCACTGCAAGACGGCGGGACGGCTGATGCGGGGCCGATTATAGCTCAGGAAAACAACTATTTTACTTTTCAACTATGCAATGGGCGCATAAGCAACGCCAAATTCCCACAGTTATTGCGCTGCATCATGCAATTCAAATGCAATTTACATCCAGCGGTGCTACATTCAAAAAACCGAGCGCTCGCTATATTTAATGCATCGATAGAATGTGAAGGCGCGCACGGCACATCGCTACAGCATCGACATTTCCATACGATTCAAATAACGGAGACAAAATGAAGACTCGCTTTTGGCAACTGCTATCCACCCTGCTCCTCAGCATCGCCATCCTGCCCGGCAGCGCCAGCGCCGCCGGCTACACGCAAACGAAGTACCCGATCGTGCTCGTGCACGGCCTGTTCGGCTTCGACAAGCTCGGTCCCGTCGAGTATTTTTATGGCGTCCCCGACGCCTTGCGCAGCGGCGGCGCGCAAGTGTACGTGACCACCGTGTCGGCCGCCAACAGCACGGAAGTGCGCGGCGAGCAGCTGCTGTCGCAGGTGCGGCAAATCCTCGCCGCCACGGGGGCGGCCAAGGTCAATTTGATCGGCCATAGCCATGGCGGCCCCACGGCCCGCTACGTCGCTTCCGTGCGCCCCGACCTGGTGGCGTCCGTCACCAGCGTGGCCGGCGTCAACAAGGGCTCCAAGGTGGCCGACATCCTCAGCGGCGCCATTCCCAATACCAGCAATGCGCTGGGCAATGCGCTGGCCTCGCTGATCGGCATTTTGTCGGGCAACAAGGGCTTGCCGCAAAACGCGGGCGCCTCACTGGCGTCGCTGTCCACGGCCGGCTCGCTCGCCTTCAACAGCCGCCACCCGCAAGGCGTGCCTACCTCGGCCTGCGGCGAAGGCACCTATCAGGTGCAAGGCGTGTATTATTTCTCGTGGAGCGGCGCGCAA is part of the Janthinobacterium sp. 67 genome and harbors:
- a CDS encoding TetR/AcrR family transcriptional regulator; amino-acid sequence: MTPLNGENIWEYILDRHAERIGVKRRKPALENLERIFVATFRLANDVGFRAMSLRDLCRETGLSMGGLYGYITSKDQLAEMIEDVVRHATQALPLLFADVKSPLDRLEAMIRSSIYLSEVLQPWFYFVFMDSRVLQVEQRSMAKNSELYVQTLIAATIAEIEPKPQGDATLLAAHCLALFQDWYVKRWKYRAAKVNVDDFADSVVSTVRGYLSMTGRSD
- a CDS encoding lipase family alpha/beta hydrolase translates to MKTRFWQLLSTLLLSIAILPGSASAAGYTQTKYPIVLVHGLFGFDKLGPVEYFYGVPDALRSGGAQVYVTTVSAANSTEVRGEQLLSQVRQILAATGAAKVNLIGHSHGGPTARYVASVRPDLVASVTSVAGVNKGSKVADILSGAIPNTSNALGNALASLIGILSGNKGLPQNAGASLASLSTAGSLAFNSRHPQGVPTSACGEGTYQVQGVYYFSWSGAQPYTNVLDMGDPALAAISLAFGGVKNDGLVSSCSSHLGKVIRDDYAMNHLDEVNQFVGIVNLFETNPVTVFRQQANRLQGLGL